GTcctatcttatatatatatacatatatacacacacacatacatacatacatacatacatacacatattatatatatacacatacatacacaaaaaaatattttaaaaaattacaaaaaatccttacatcccattgccctagcaaaacatctacccagtataaccctcctgcccccgttcacagcCCCTAAACCccttaagccataagcataaaaattctacaaaaatgtacaccttctagtatgttccctataagtgctgggaaagtacgGAAAACATATAtcaattaggtatttctgaaatcagaacACCTGaactgataaacttggaggggatttcccatcactttacctaattttgtgaggattcagagggaaatttaaaaaaaaaaattggtgtttttttgaattttcgctagtttttactaaatttctaaattttcagcttattatctaactatggtgTCAAAAGAAagttctatctctccttgaaaaaacactattcacaggaaaagagaataaatccctgaaccgacatagcgcaaaaatagcaaaattgctccaggacTTGGTACCTAAAACCCCTATCACCTCAAATATCATGGGGGGTGTAGATCTTTCTAACCAGTGTCTACAGCCGTACCTGGCATTGTGGAAGACATGGTACTAGAATTCCAGATTAAAATCCTGAGGAATATCCTTTTTTTGAGGATGCTACCCTAAATGTGCATTGGttggctataaaaaaaaagagcactggggaggacttgaggtaccaagtGAGCCACAAGGGGAAATGGGAGTATTTTCAATTGGCACAATTGTTGCAAAtgccaagaaaacaaaacaaaaaaaaacccacaaacacATATGCttgtggggtatttccataatctggAGCTGTAGCTCAACAATTTAGGCTGAACTTCTCTGCCATaacatataacccccagagtaaggatggtcaaagaggagcagcagcacTAGCAGTGCACTTGGCCTGGGCAAGCAGACACTGGTAAATCACAGGCGCATGCAACCCCTGGAGCATGACTGAATTTCAACAatatagaaatttaaaaaattatccCTCTGATTAAGGAAGGAGACAGAGCAGCAGCACTAGAACTTCATTCACTTTGCTACTCTGACCTTGGGGAGCTTGGCTGCTACTATTTCCCACTAAAAGTATCAAGGGCCAGTGCCCAAATGGGTGATGCTCGGGTGGGCCTAGTGCAGCTGCTCTGCGTGGGTGGAAAGGATTGGGAATAGGACATGTGGCTAGCACAACAGCAGGGAATTTTAATTTCCAACTCCTGCATCTCTTTCACTTAGCATGTCTCATTTTGTGCTGCATCTTACGCATCCTACAGAGAAATTTGCCCTTGATCCTTAGTTCACCAGAATGTACTCTGGGGATCAGTGATTGCTTACATGCTACCTTTCAGCCTACTCATCAGCTTCGCAACCTCCATCTCTCTTTTGCCTGTTCCAGCAAAATATGCATGAAGTGAAAAGCCCCTCCTTTCAACCCATGTGTATTACAGGATCATCGTACCaaaggctgggtacccctgtttgagggctgagaaATCACCAGTCAGTACCCTCATACTGATTGCTCCTGCTATCCACGGATCGGTCAGGCCACAATTTGTGCAGTAAAACAAGAACtgcttttattacaaacacatagAACTTATATAGATCCTTAATTCTATCAACATTCCTTTAacagaacccaaccccaaatCCCATCAGCTCGGGGAGTACACAGGCAATGGAtaaggtgaggggattaagggatacaatgggttccccctgcctgtgttatcccccctctAGTGAGGCTGCCGTCTGGGCCAGCACAGGCCTGTTTGCCCAGACGGCAGCCTCACTAGAGGGGGGATAACAGAGCTCCAGCCAGGTTACATGATTGTCCGTTTGAAGTGCTGGATCAGCAGCCACATTCAGTTTGACTATaacttaaaaacatataaaatattaccgggcCATGGGATCAGAAACGGGACACAGATGCACTCCATGACTCGGCTAAACCGCACAAATCCCCAACAAAGACCTCCAAAACACCCTCACACAACGAAACACTTTGTGCAAACTGCCCCCAGACAACTCCACCCAGAGTTCCACGAAAATGTCTCTGTCCGGGGCAACTCCAGTTAACCTGGCCTTGTCACAACATGCCTCTGCCTACATCAGCTACAGCGGACCAGTATTTGTCCTCCAAATATTCGGGCAGCCACCAGTGTGCAGTAAGTCAAAGAAAGGCATGTTGTGCACTATGGCGCTCCATATGTCGAACGTGAATGGTTTGTCCAGCTGCTGCAGACAGCTCAGTCTTCAACAATGACTCACAAGACTGGTAAAGGGAGGGGACTACCGTCCAGCGGAAGGTGGTGCGTCAAGGGGAGCTGTAGTAGGGAGTGAGGGCCTCTAGCAGCTGCCTGAAGGGCTTCCCCCTGAATCATGGAGAATGAAACACCTCCAACAGTGATAACCTGACCAAGCAGTCACGTCACATTATTTGACTTCAGCTTTGAATTGGCCACACTCCTCTGAAAAGACTGAGGCTTCACCAGGTCCTGGCAGCTGCTGCTGGTTGTGGGTTTGCTGTTGTCGCCAATGCCTTCAGTTTCCCCCTGAAGCAAAGCTGCACTTTGGTGTGCAGGTGTTTATTCATCCCAGAATGGGTGAGATGTCCTTTCATCTTACTCCTCCTCACTACCTTACAAcacaactagattgtaagctagaTAATTTGAAAACGAGCGAGAGTTAGGGAGCTATATGTAATTAGTAGATAATAATATCAATGAACACCactgtgaaaaataaagaaaatatagtcatgtatttatatatatcattccaCGATTCTTCTTGCAAGTAGGTATGGGTAATTTACATGAaagataaacaaattaaaacatacatagCGTAACATATaacgcaaaaaataaaataaataataatttgtatacattttaatttttcttcattttttaccAGCgagtatataaaacatttggaaatgtcCATGAGAATGTGTGATTCTGGTGTGCTTGGGTTGGGTATTGCTGGCGTATAGAGTTATACTGTTATTGACCAGTGGGGGCACCGGTGACTACGGTCTGCAACTTCTCTTCTGAAATAGATCTGACCATGCCAATGCTTGCTGCCCATCCTTGCTGGAGAGTGCTGCCAGGGCTTACAGTAGTGGTAGCGCTAGGATTGGTAGTGGCTGCACTTGTAGTGGCGGTTTTATGCCATGCTTCACTATAAAATAGCTTGCAAGCCCTGCATCCTAATCTTTTAGTGAGTTCTTGGTAGCAATTGTGACTAAAACAGAATCTTACTTTGGTAGGTAGGGTGGACAAGATTTTACTAGTAGTAGATTGAGGATGGTTATTGGTGCTGCTGGGGCTGCTGCATGCGGTAGTATTTGTTCAACTTTTGATTCCAAGCAAGTATACCAGGAGTCAACCTGACTGCTACTTTTTTGTACATGCTTGCCGCTAGCTATGCCCAACTCACGCACACCAGAATCACACCTTCTCATGGACATTTCCAAAGGTTTTATATACTCGCTggtaaaaaatgaagaaaaaataaacgcCAGATTTTGTCaccattattacatttttcagcAATGAAttgaaaataagaaatatttggTGTTGTCCAGGAACCCGAGGTTTGGCTGGTAGCGTAAATGGGCAACTTaaactactcaggaacaggtttTAAAAAACTGAAAGACAGTGGCATTGTGTACAAGCCCAGCAGATAGTTATCAATTAAAAATTATAGATGATCTGATCTGAAATACACaaaattacaggtttggctagtagcataaaCGGGCAGCTGtgttaatcaactaaactctactcaggaacaggtgGGAAAcaaccatcaatgagaccacaacagcttgcaattattatttattgttttatatagtgccatcaaatgccgtagcactgtacaatgggtagacaggacataacaagtagtatgtaacataataaattgactaacagagacaacagagaAAACAAATCCATACTTAAGTTTAATACTTACCCAGTCAAAGGATCCACTGCCATAGCCCCAGGTAGAGAAATGTTGTCCTTATGAAGTATTCTTTGTTTTGATCCATCAAGGGTGGCTACACATATGGTTTTGGAACTTGAATCGATCCAGAAAACAAGCTTATAAATCCAGTCCACACATATGCATGTTGCTGGGCCAATATCTTTGATTATTGTGCTGCTTGTGTTGCTTGTATCTTCCAAAGATCTTCAAAAATCatatgtagaaaaaataaaaacaaacaaataattgCATTTCATAATAAAAGCAAATCCTCTGTCTCTATAAAGATACatgaataaacatttttcatgtATCTGTTGGAACAGAATAAGAACCAAAAATACATGCAACAAATAGGTTACGTATGGAATTAatcccggaaaaaaaaaaaccagtgctCCAGGTATAAATGTGATGACTGACAAGGTGGAAGCACAGACGCTTTGGGGTACACACACCCCTTCATCAATGTGCACCTACAGCCACACAGGTACAGGTTATGTACAGACTTGAAGTCTAAAAACACGTGCCATCCAACAAGAAAGAACTATTTCAATATACAAAAAAGTTACCTACCGAAATATTACTCTCTTCTCTCTATCAACCAAAAATATTTCAGAGGAATTTAAAACCCCAGAAACAGCAGCCACACTTGAAATAAACGGAACATCTTCCCTCCTCTCACCATTAAGGTCCATTTTTGTGATGGTACTAGAGTTAAATACCAGAAGAAATGGTATGGAACCTGAGGAAGTGAcaacatttgtttgtttttttttcagtaaacaTCTTACAGAAAAACCTTCACACCAAATTATTACACCATCATTGTTATTACACCACGCATTCCATTGTtagcaaaacaaaaactgtataTATGATGCTCTAAGATTTTTTACTTCAACATTAAAAGCAGGCGTTCAACGTTTTTCTTGAACTTTATACTAAAATTAGTATGAGGCTGCAGATAATACATAACTGTAAATGTTAATGCTGTATAAATTTTAATTACAAAGAATAGTGTATAAATAAACACCGGCAATAATACATGAGACAGAATACTACTTACCACAGTTTTCTTCATCACTCTCATCCTCACAGTCAGTGTGTCCATCACAATTCCAAGCTAACGGCACACACTTTCCATCACAACTGAATTCACTTGCGGAACAATGTGATTTTGATTCCAGATCACACCTTTCCTTTGTCTCGTCTAGGCCCCCAGAACAATCTGTTTTACCATCACACAAGACATTAACGGACAGACAGTCCAAACCGCAGAGGAACTCTTCAGGGGAACACTGCTTAGGTGAACATGCCTCCTCATCACTACCATCTGTGCAATCATCGTGCCCATTGCAGACCAACCTTGATGGAATGCACTCTCGATTATGACACTGAAATGTACCTTCAGGACAAGTACATTTCCCTAAGAAAAACACATGTGTTAGGATACATCATTAAAGAAGCATTCTGTAATATATTTGGAAGGCAGCACATAAGTACACCCACTTGCGCTACTtacgtaattattattatttattgttttatatagctccatcaaattccgtagggctgtacaatgggtggacaggacacaacaagtagtatgtaacataacaaattgacttacagagacaacaggtgaggagggccctgctcaaacaagcttacagtctagagtgatttagggtgtattacacaaaaggaaaaagtgccgttgttagggatagaccagccacactattacaagtattgcaggagagggactaggaaaggtgagcgaaaggaatatgggagggcgttaatgtgctatgttgtaagcgtccttaaagaagtgggtcttgagggcttttttgaaggaataaatgCACGGAGAAAGGCAGATGGGCCcggggagagcattccagaggacttgtaagtgtgcatgagagctagaaatcaatggagaggatagaaggagattaTTGGAAGAGTGGAGAGAccagttaggagtgtatttagggatgagtgaggagatgtagtgAGGGGAACTGTTATGAatggctttgaaagtaagagtaaggattttgaaatgaatcctgaagcgcacaggcatccagtgaagagactgacagaggggagaggtgttagtgaaGCAATAGGAgcggaagataagtctggcagcagcagtCATGGTGGATTgcagaggggtgagacggttaagagggagacaagctaagacagagttacaataatcaaggccGGGGATAATAAGGGCATGTacgagagccttagtggcatcctgTGTAAGGAAGGGaggatgctggcaatgtttttaagatggagacggcaGATTTTAGAGAATGTGGGGGTGAACGACAGAttggagtcaagggtgacagcAAGACAGCGGGCATGAGGAGAcagggagatgatagcaccattaacattgagggaaactgatgggggaatcttggcattggagggagggaagatgagaagttcagTTTTGTagagattgagtttcaggaaatGTGCAGACATCAAGGTAGAGAGAGAAGcgagatcaggagaggatagatagatctgggtgtcatcagcatacaggtggtagtGAAAGGCAAAGGATGCgatcagtttgccaagtgaggaagtgtagagagagagagaatagaaGGGGTCCTataactgagccttggggtaccccccactgagagagggaggggaagtCTTACTGGAGACGGAGAcactgaaggtacgatcagagaggtcggaagtgaaccaggagagagcagtgtcacagaGACCAAGAGCATgtagagtttgaaggagaagagagtggtccacagtgtcaaaaacAGCAGAGAGCAGagaggtccagtaggattagcatggagtagtggcccttggatttggcAGTTAGTAGGTCATTAGTgactttagtaagggcggtctcagtagagtgtcgaCAGCGAAAGCCacattgaagagggtcaagtagggAGTTGGAGGCAagaaatttggttaattgggtataaacaattctttcaagaagcttagAGGCGAGAtgaagtagagagatgggacaGTAATTGGGTCAagggagggctttttcaagattggggtaatggtagcatgcaacagatccagtagtgaggagaggttgaagatgtgAGCTAGAGTAGGAATAagagtagatgaaagagactgggtgagatggaAAGGGATTgggtcaagggggcatgtggttggacaagaggaaagaagaagagaacaTACCTCCTTTTTAGTGACAACAGAGAATTGATGTAATGtagtgaagggagaagaggtcagtgggtaggaGGGTGTGTagtcagagggagggtgagggcaggGCGGTGACTGTACTGATATGTCATATCTGATAGTATCGATTTTTGTattgaagtatgtggcaaaatCAGAGggattaaggttagtggaaggggtagtagggaTAGGTCGAAGGAGGGAATTGAAAGTTCTGAAGAGTTGTTTAGGGTTATGAGAtagggaggagatgagggaggtgaagtaggtttctttagcagGTTAGCAAGCAACAGTGAAAAGTGCAAAGAGGCAGATAGGAGAAAAGAAAGGGACACCACAGCCTTTAAAAGGATTAGATGACATTATCATGGGTGTATAAACCATAGCATGCTACTATGTCATGAAGACGTTCTAAGGCAGTAACCCAGAAAAGCACAAGTATATACATTCAAAGCGATAAATATGACCCTTGAATACGTACTGCACATTAATGGATCTTCATCTGAGCCATCCGCACAGTCAGCATGGCCATCGCATTTCCATCTCAAAGACAAACAACGTCCATCAGTGCATTGGAAACCAGAGCACACCATCTCTCGTACTACAGAAAGAATTGTATTTAAGGTTACATGGCAACTTTCACTGTATAACATTAGGTTATACTAAGAATGGTTAAGGTCCATAACTAAAATAAGTTGAGTGTGCTATTAGACTTTCACTATCCAATAGCATTACCCCTTGGGATACCCCTAACCTGCCTTTTAGATACAATCACTAAGCTGTTAGGTTGGTTATTTGCTTGCTAGTTTGGCATTGAGACACATACTTGAAAACTAAGCCCCAAACCAAGGAAGGGGAGACTTAAACATTTCAAAAGCAAGGGAAGGAAAAACATgaccaagaaaaaagaaaaaaaaaagtaaattcagATCCCAATATGTGCAAACATAGTTAAAAGGTAGAAGAGCCTCAAGATTCTGAGTTCCCTTCCCATTAGATTTGTAGTTGTGGCAGTCTACTTAGAGAAGTAAGTGGGATCTCATTGAGGTTCTCGGGCGATATGGTTTCAGggaatatatagtatatgggAGTTAATCATGCCTTCCTGgttcaactggaaaaaaaagctgaaacctcttttttgggggggcctTGTGACCGTGTAATGCTGACATACCACACATATGTAGTATCAGTGTGGGAAGTGAAGAGAAGTGGGACAgaaatttctgttttctttcttgtccCACGTAGCCCAATGTGCAGCATCCATCCCAAAATGTGTCTGGCATGTGAAAAGGTATAGAAAAACACTACAAAATCCATCTTACCATTAGATTCTTGATTGCAGTGGGCCACATAGAAATGAAAGTAGGGTGCACCTTCCTTATTGAACTGTAAAAAATCAAACCATTTTGGTTTGCTTTTTTGTTCTCAGCAGCCCAATGTGAAGCATTTGTCCCAAAACGTGTGTCATGGGTTCCTGGAGGGGagtgagtgccagcctccttcctacagactatgggccctggtatggAGTGCCACATTTCCACAAGTACCAGAGACTCTGTAGACTGTGGCGCTCAAACAGATTTGGGGGCCCCTGCATTTTGGAGGGTGTTTATGTGtggttttatataatatatatatatatatatatatatatatatatatatatatatatatatatatatatatataagcttgtttgaacagggccctcctcatctgtaAGTGAAATTGTTATGGTATATACTTCTTGTTATggctacccattgtacagcactttataaaacaaataatatatatttatctaggTATGATTTCAACAGAAAGCCCTGCTTCACCTGAATATTCTATACAATATGTGGGGGTAAACTAAACAAATTTATGGGAAATCACAGATGAATAAACACAtagcaaatacacaaaaaaatgctcTGGTCCTGTAGCGTAATCTGGACCTTGTCCTGAAATGCTTAAATTATGGATTGGTTATTTATAGTCCACAAGGAGTTGGATAAACCTCACTTGTTCAACTGCAACTAACAGGTATTTTACATAACCAAAACAGCTGCAAAGATAGTCCAGATATTGTTCATCACTCACAGCATGCATCTTCATCCTCCCCATCTGGGCAATCATTGTCCCCATCACATTGCCATTGCACTGGGATACATTTGCCATCTGGACACTGGAATTGGTTCTGGAGGCATTTCCCTGATTAGACCAATAAACAATACAAGAAAtagttactataaaaaaatgtgtctggAAGGAAAGAAGTAGACAAGGAAATAACAGGTGGTGAAATAAGATCTAAGAAATGGCACTTACCAAAGTTCATATGAAACGGTTTCCAATAAAACTGCTGCACACAGCCTGTTTGACTAAATTTATGAGAGGGAAAACATTCTGGCAATGGATCGTAGTAAAGGTGTTGTCTGTGCCAGCCAGTCATATTTTTGTAGCTCTAAAGTAATATAACATCAACTTTTCTAGCACTCAAAAGATTAAAGGAACACGTCTCAGATGATAATTTCCTTACAGAAAAGCTAACATTCGCTTGCATTTAGCAGTGCCTGTGCCGGAGAGAGAATTCTTGCACATACATTTTAAGTGTTAGTGCATTAAACAGATGATTGAGTatggtttgttttattaaaaatatgttcccTGCACGTACACGGCCGATAGCAAATTCCAATTGTAAAAttagtaatttttatttaaaagtatcTAATCACTCCTGTTAAAGTGATCACAGTAGAGACAAACTAGCGGCTCCTCATTGGACATCACTGCGTATAATCTGAGTTTTTTCAAGGAAAAAttattgccactctgcccccctgatatgaaTCTGttcccccagacttaccaatgtatccccagacttgtcccccatgcttcagactccctagTGTCTAGTGGGgtcagccggtggacatctgcgtgaTGTGCGTAGACATGACCTTCATCTGCTCAGtcacagaagccccggcggaagtgcctgGTAgaggcagaggttgtctacgcgcatcacgcagatgtccaccggctgacCCCACTAGACActagggagtctgaagcatgggggacgAGTCTGGGGatacattggtaagtctgggggaaCAGAttcatatcagggggcagagtgccatatagggttggcaaataaaaggaaataaaaacaagaaattctcatttttctcaatcatagtttttattaaatatgaaaaaaaaaattacatgtgaattcatatttacaagTAAAACTATTTTCCTATAGAGTAGTCTTAAACGATCAGCCCTGCATGTAATGCTTAAATaggtaaaacaattaaaaacacaCTATCAATACAATTAGCGTTAGGTTTTATTATGTTGCAGatgaaaaaaatcttatgtCAACAATAATTTGCATTGGTATATTTAAAGTTGGATTAGCCCATTGGAAAAACTGGATCCACACCATGTCCCTCAACGGGGCATATTTGGTGGCTATTAAAATGCGAGCGATTAAATCAAGGGTTTTTGCTCAGTGTGGATAATGCAGCaaaatttttaatcatttttcattCTGCCTGCAACAGCAGACATATTTGAAAATGAGTGGCttaataagaaaagtaaaaaaatgcagtattttCTGAAACCTGAATAACTTTTACTGAGGAGAAGGCTGAGGgacactaaaaaaacaaaggacAACATGGGAAAAGGGGGTAAAACATAAATCGGGGGGAGAAAGGGATAAAacataaatgggaaaaaaagttacTTCTATTTAACAAAAGtttgaaacaaataaatcaaaataaatcaCACACAAGTTTGACGTAATAGAGCTCAATAAGCCTGCAGGGAAAAAAGTCACATGTCACAAGCACAGTTAAGCGGCTTATCATCAAGGTCGCTTTAAGTCATTAAACCAAACTTACTTTCAAACTTTTTATGTATCTAGTGGAAAGGGCAATGTAATATATGTGAACCGAAGAATATATAAGCAGACGTAGTAGTTACGTTTGCCAAATCATTTTGGCAGTAATGAAGAAGTTGATCGGTTGGTCCTATAAAGTGGTAAATGATAACTACAGCTTTTAAAAGTTCTATTACAACGGCAGATacattttgcaacaaaaaataattcgAGGTGAGCTTTTTAAGTCATGTAAAACATCCACATAGCCTTGGTAAACCAAAATTAGATCACCAAGGATAAAAGGCACACGGCTCTTTATGAACAAGTTAATATAAACTTAATGTGTATATAACGCCAGGTAGgtctacaatattttttatggacACCTTTATTAACACCGCTCCCCCCGAAAGTCACCTCTGAGATCACCCATTTCATGTCACAAAAAACGGGGGCGTTGCTGTGATTGACAACCTCCCCTACAAACCACAGCTCTACTACCACTATCAGACTTCAGTCATCTGCCTAGCGTACCCAATGACAGGGGAGGAAGGAGGTGATTCGCGCCTCATGGCTTCTGTCAATGAATGAGCCGCTGGTACCGTATGCTACAAGCACACATGGACTCACCTGAGACAGCAGTCTCCCCTTCCGCCTGCCAGGCCAATACTAGCATTGGGAGCGAGAAGAAAGCCAGAGAAAATCGTCTCTCCATCACGCCTCCCAAGATATGTCAAAACTCCGGCCGCTGGAAGGCGTGGTGGAGAATTCGGCTTCTGCGCGTCTCTGGGCGGAGTCGTCAACTGATTGGTGCGCTCGTGAACTTGACTGTCAATGAGAATAGAaggtgcgcatgcgcgaactacACGTGTGACTTGCGTGCAACCGAGCTGGTGCATTTCTCTTAATACGCATAGCATGGAAACGCCCCCCCCATTCACTCTACAGATGTGGAAATATGTATCAATAAACATGTGCGTGTCCCCTACTACCCCAGGGTGCGTGATCTAAAAAGAAGCCCACGTGCCTCTgtgtcatttatatttttacctgCACAACACAGTAGGAATGCAGTGAATTTTTAGCTGGGTGATGTGGGGGCCCAGATATAATCTATATGGTGTTTAGGTTCCAGGGATTCTCCAGCCTGCAGCCCCAAAAGCATGCAGCTATGAATGTGGTGGGGTGCCTGCATGAGGGTTAGGGTTGTGTGTGTCTGCGTGCATTATGAATACTTGATTCTCTGGTAAGACCAAGCCCTTGAATAGGGAGATATCAGATAAAGAGAAACGGGAGAGATTGGATTTGAACCTTGGGTTGGCTGGTGATACTGTATTAACTCGATTTTAAGACGACCCACCGAATATtactttaggaaaaaaaagcctgaatgtaagactaccctataggaaagaCGTTTTACTAGAAATGCAtcgtttttatttccttttatttgccaaccagcCCCGAGTTATGCTCATCTGCCCcaggtttgccactctgccccccccccaatatgccttacacccccccccataagccactttgcccccccagagttaccaatgcatccccagactggGCCCCTGttctccagactccctggtgtctagagGGGCATCCAGCGGATGTCTGTGCGATCCACATAGACGACCTCtgttgctgccggcacttctatgaCCGAGcgctggaaggtcatgtcacaacattgctccgtcatagaagccccggcggcagtgccaagcagcagcagaggttggcTGCGGGCAttgcagagaggaggatccaggtcccctggatatgcattatacagggccagccaagctcttcccaCAGCAGAAGGTCACTGTGGTTGCAcattcataatgtataaatgaAAAAGCTGAAACACAACACACTCCCCCGGAAGGCATTAAACTTAAAAGAAACCTGCCATCAAAAACTGACAACAGCTTATCCAATAATATACTTTATGTAACAACagctttaaattaaaatatattaaaaaaaaacaactattgtACATAAGCCTTGGTCTCCCAACTTGGTACATATATCCATTCATGTATGTTACTGCAAACTGTATAGTCGGGACAGTCACGATAAATTTACTTATGTTACTTTGTCATTTCACCTGTACTATGTAATGTACCATGATTGGAATGTAATAACTATAACTAAATGAACTAAACTAATTTGGCATATCTGCCCTGGAGCCTGAACTGACCACCCAGCCTGTAAGGCAAACCTATTTTTATCTGATGCTTGAACTGTCCCATCTCAAACATCATCGCTCAGTAGAATCTGCATGCAGCTTTGAAGTTAGAGGCTGGGTCCTCCTGCTTACAGATTGGGTGGGGTGCACCAAAAGGACATGGGATTCTTGGATCGTTGGAGCATTTTATCGCACTCCT
The DNA window shown above is from Spea bombifrons isolate aSpeBom1 chromosome 1, aSpeBom1.2.pri, whole genome shotgun sequence and carries:
- the CD320 gene encoding CD320 antigen; the protein is MERRFSLAFFSLPMLVLAWQAEGETAVSGKCLQNQFQCPDGKCIPVQWQCDGDNDCPDGEDEDACLREMVCSGFQCTDGRCLSLRWKCDGHADCADGSDEDPLMCRKCTCPEGTFQCHNRECIPSRLVCNGHDDCTDGSDEEACSPKQCSPEEFLCGLDCLSVNVLCDGKTDCSGGLDETKERCDLESKSHCSASEFSCDGKCVPLAWNCDGHTDCEDESDEENCGSIPFLLVFNSSTITKMDLNGERREDVPFISSVAAVSGVLNSSEIFLVDREKRVIFRSLEDTSNTSSTIIKDIGPATCICVDWIYKLVFWIDSSSKTICVATLDGSKQRILHKDNISLPGAMAVDPLTGYIFWSDMGDEPKIEKAAINGVDRIPLVTAHIRRPVALTLDLKHSSVYWVDSELNTISKIAMDGQDRKVVLYSTDFLAKPSGIALFQDKIYWSDLEHDAVYSMPKHQQANATKVTSVSQPFGLLIFDRELQPDGLNLCLEQGATCSFLCVPSPSQELSQAYNCLNSDSNYISCLPETVNTGDSVEKISFYTSSLVFILSVLFSASLIFCVILYNWNKTNCNLLNTRLFEASKKYLKPDLDRTTSSTYMLSDLKHEEEDV